A region of Scleropages formosus chromosome 2, fSclFor1.1, whole genome shotgun sequence DNA encodes the following proteins:
- the LOC108933877 gene encoding rho guanine nucleotide exchange factor 19, with protein MSLSADGRNTWVLGASPSTAKEQGEKNSQDLLEALYSPAGGIAAALRSVGSRKIWSGGPDVLSPRQDKDGETSLPLERVLGEQGCEVEMKETIEMTSASKYIHASPLYQDYWSECMRTEMNRIRGSSLSGLVASMRLPGLLMPPSPSAGIASAPRRFHEGTCLLWQDLPEVRENGLLETLGPRERQLQEATFELISSEASYLKSLTLAVTHFQESRALRLTLPMVEHHILFSNLVEVKGISERFLLDLEARLEESVVMRQVGDVVLQHRAALRRVYVPYITNMMYQETLIQRLMQQNRGFLHVLKKLEKAPVCQRQSLKSFLVLPFQRVARLRIILENILKLTSPDLDPVPLKEAITAIHQILTECDESVQRMKQTEKLVHLEKLVDFKRVKSIPLITRGRTLLYEGFLHQVKVKKSTTWGSFSSFCQVYLHLFNDLLLLSLREEERFHVLDYATFPACVRVEQLTAEALGLSHKSFLLHLTRNHAGITAAYILAAKTSLEKETWLKALGTEPISGNKQL; from the exons ATGTCTCTTTCTGCGGATGGGAGGAACACCTGGGTGCTGGGTGCCTCCCCGAGCACGGCTAAGGAGCAAGGCGAGAAGAACAGTCAGGACCTGCTGG AGGCCCTTTATAGCCCTGCTGGAGGTATAGCAGCAGCTCTCAGGTCTGTGGGATCCCGCAAGATCTGGAGCGGTGGCCCGGATGTCCTCTCGCCTAGGCAGGACAAGGACGGCGAGACTTCCTTGCCCCTCGAAAGAGTCTTAGGAGAACAAGG gTGCGAGGTCGAGATGAAGGAGACGATTGAAATGACGAGTGCATCAAAGTACATTCACGCTT CCCCTCTGTACCAGGACTACTGGTCGGAGTGTATGAGAACAGAGATGAACAGGATTCGGGGCAGCAGCCTCTCGGGTCTGGTGGCCTCCATGCGCTTGCCTGGACTGCTGATGCCGCCCAGCCCCAGCGCAGGGATCGCCTCTGCTCCTCGACGGTTTCATGAAGGGACCTGCCTGTTGTGGCAGGATTTGCCTGAAGTTCGGGAGAATGGCCTCCTGGAGACACTAGGCCCCCGAGAGAGACAGCTGCAGGAG GCTACATTTGAACTGATTAGTTCTGAGGCCTCCTACCTGAAGAGCTTGACATTGGCGGTAACCCACTTCCAGGAATCTCGGGCTCTGCGGCTGACACTGCCCATGGTGGAGCACCATATCCTCTTCTCCAACCTAGTGGAAGTCAAGGGGATCAGTGAGCG GTTTCTGTTGGACCTGGAAGCTCGCCTTGAGGAGAGTGTGGTGATGCGACAGGTTGGAGATGTAGTCCTGCAACATCGCGCTGCTCTGCGTAGAGTCTACGTGCCCTACATTACCAATATGATGTACCAAGAAACCCTCATCCAGCGCCTGAT GCAGCAGAACCGAGGGTTCCTTCACGTTCTGAAAAAGCTGGAGAAGGCTCCTGTGTGCCAGAGGCAGAGCCTCAAGTCCTTCCTAGTGCTCCCCTTCCAGAGAGTCGCACGGCTGCGCATAATTTTGGAG AACATTTTGAAACTGACCTCACCAGACTTGGATCCTGTCCCACTGAAGGAAGCCATAACAGCTATACATCAG ATCTTGACTGAGTGTGACGAAAGCGTACAGCGCATGAAGCAGACTGAAAAACTGGTGCATCTAGAGAAGCTGGTTGACTTCAAAAGGGTCAAG TCTATTCCCCTGATCACCCGGGGACGCACTCTGCTTTATGAAGGCTTCCTACACCAAGTAAAAGTGAAGAAGTCCACCACATGGGGCTCCTTTTCTTCATTCTGCCAGGTTTACCTGCACCTCTTCAATGACCTGTTACTGCTGTCGCTCAGAGA GGAGGAGCGTTTCCACGTGTTGGACTATGCTACGTTTCCTGCTTGTGTCCGTGTGGAGCAACTGACAGCTGAAGCCCTAGGGTTGTCGCACAAGTCCTTTCTGTTGCACCTCACTCGCAACCATGCCGGCATTACTGCCGCCTACATCCTCGCTGCAAAAACCAG tttggAGAAGGAGACCTGGCTCAAAGCTTTAGGAACAGAACCAATCTCTGGGAACAAACAGCTCTGA